A single region of the Polymorphum gilvum SL003B-26A1 genome encodes:
- the addB gene encoding double-strand break repair protein AddB — MRGPGRKGCLFSIPPSAPFAHTLVRALVDGTLIESFRPIEDPLSLSTATLYLPTRRAARTLPAVFQEVFGGRPVLLPAIRPLGDVDEIEQFLRAEPDGEPLPPPLPALERRLALTRLVMAWKGALRRDVLRLKPDDPLGLPASAADAAWLAADLLALMDEVETEEVDWSQLVGLVPDDYARYWQITLDFLSIVRDAWPAYLAERGAMDPKARRSALIRREAERLRRAPPAGPVIVAGSTGSVPATAELLQVVAGLPNGAIVLPALDMELDDASWTALGGPLPSRIGAIGRPAGVAETPSVPGHPQYGLKLLLDRLGLGRDRVAPLGGPETADLALRDRIVSEALRPAETSDAWTGFLERTPLAARRAALSDVALLSARNEVEEALAVAVVLREAVERGETAALVSPDRMLARRVAEDLGRWGIAVDDSAGRPLDQTPPAILAGLAARLALEGCAPIDLLSLLKHPLARLGLTAREIRAAARALERGVLRGPRPLPGTKGLVLAVVAARDAAESDHTPRWRKLYDADWVAVADLVDRLAHALEPLEALAEAKDALPVETLAAAHAEVLYRLAVDEAGTDAELYSGETGDALALFLAGLLEAGGAGLCIVPAEWPSVFAALMSGTAVRRRLPGDPRIQILGPMEARLLRPDLVVLGGLNEGVWPQRTRNDPWLNRPMKRDLGLDPPERRIGAAAHDFAQGLGARRVVLARAERADGAPTVASRWLQRLVTLVGPEIEAEMTARGRTYLRLAGLLDRPEGPVRPASRPEPRPALPARPKRLSVTEIERLVRDPYAIFARRILGLEPVDPVGGVPGAADKGTLIHDALARFLTDWDGPYDDSAVRRLVEIGETMFSPLDAFPAIRALWWPRFERIARGFVAFEAARAAGLRERFLEIGGGVDLALPGIEFRLTGRADRIDLLDDGTYAVIDYKTGQVPSGNQVATLLAPQLPLEAAMIRRGGFADVPAGRPVSDLLYIQLKGAREALKVETRAPRDGSVEDLAEEAWKRLEALVAAYADPARGYLSRARVLQERAMDGPYDHLARVREWSVGSEEGE; from the coding sequence ATGCGCGGGCCTGGCCGCAAGGGATGTCTGTTCTCAATCCCGCCGTCGGCGCCCTTTGCGCACACGCTGGTCCGTGCGCTGGTCGACGGTACTCTGATCGAGAGCTTTCGGCCGATCGAGGATCCCCTGAGCCTCTCGACCGCGACGCTCTACCTGCCGACCCGCCGCGCCGCCCGCACCCTGCCGGCTGTCTTCCAAGAGGTGTTCGGCGGCCGGCCGGTGCTGCTGCCCGCCATCCGTCCTCTCGGTGATGTCGACGAGATCGAGCAGTTTCTGCGCGCGGAGCCCGACGGCGAGCCCTTGCCGCCGCCTCTGCCGGCACTCGAGCGGCGTCTCGCCCTGACTCGCCTGGTCATGGCCTGGAAGGGTGCGTTGCGGCGCGACGTGCTGCGCCTGAAGCCGGACGATCCGCTCGGCCTGCCGGCCTCGGCTGCCGACGCGGCCTGGCTGGCCGCCGACCTGCTGGCGCTGATGGACGAGGTCGAGACCGAGGAGGTCGACTGGTCACAGCTTGTCGGCTTGGTGCCCGACGACTATGCCCGCTACTGGCAGATCACCCTCGACTTCCTGTCGATCGTGCGGGACGCTTGGCCGGCCTATCTGGCCGAACGCGGCGCCATGGACCCGAAGGCGCGCCGCTCGGCCCTGATCCGCCGCGAGGCCGAGCGCCTGCGCCGCGCACCGCCTGCCGGTCCGGTGATCGTCGCTGGCTCGACCGGTTCGGTGCCTGCCACGGCGGAACTGCTCCAGGTCGTCGCCGGCTTGCCCAACGGCGCCATCGTCCTGCCCGCGCTGGACATGGAACTAGACGACGCGTCCTGGACGGCACTTGGCGGGCCGCTGCCGTCACGGATCGGCGCGATTGGCCGACCAGCCGGCGTGGCCGAAACGCCGTCGGTTCCCGGTCATCCGCAATACGGGCTGAAGCTGCTACTGGACCGGTTAGGCCTCGGCCGCGACCGTGTGGCGCCGCTTGGCGGGCCCGAAACGGCCGACCTCGCCCTGCGCGACCGGATCGTGTCGGAGGCGCTGCGGCCGGCCGAGACCAGTGACGCCTGGACCGGCTTTCTCGAGCGCACGCCGCTCGCCGCCCGCAGGGCCGCGCTGTCCGACGTCGCGCTGCTGTCTGCGCGCAACGAGGTCGAGGAAGCACTCGCGGTTGCCGTCGTTCTGCGCGAGGCGGTCGAGCGGGGCGAAACCGCGGCTCTCGTCTCGCCGGACCGCATGCTTGCCCGCCGCGTTGCCGAGGATCTCGGCCGCTGGGGCATCGCCGTCGACGACAGCGCCGGCCGGCCGCTCGACCAGACACCGCCGGCGATCCTGGCCGGGCTGGCCGCCCGGCTGGCGCTAGAGGGCTGCGCGCCCATCGACCTGTTGTCGCTGCTCAAGCATCCGCTGGCACGCCTCGGCCTCACCGCCCGCGAGATCCGCGCCGCCGCCCGCGCGCTCGAACGTGGCGTCCTGCGCGGGCCGCGTCCCTTGCCAGGGACGAAGGGGTTGGTGCTGGCGGTGGTCGCCGCTCGTGACGCGGCCGAGAGCGACCACACCCCGCGCTGGCGCAAGCTGTACGACGCCGACTGGGTCGCGGTCGCCGATCTGGTCGACCGCCTCGCCCATGCGCTCGAGCCGCTGGAGGCACTGGCCGAGGCAAAGGACGCGCTGCCGGTGGAAACGCTCGCCGCCGCGCATGCCGAGGTGCTGTATCGCCTCGCCGTCGACGAGGCGGGAACCGACGCCGAACTCTACAGCGGCGAAACCGGCGACGCGCTGGCCCTGTTCCTCGCTGGCCTGCTGGAGGCGGGCGGAGCGGGCCTGTGCATCGTTCCGGCGGAATGGCCGTCGGTGTTCGCCGCTCTGATGTCGGGAACGGCGGTGCGTCGGCGCCTGCCGGGCGATCCGCGCATCCAGATCCTCGGCCCGATGGAGGCGCGCCTGCTGCGTCCTGACCTGGTCGTCCTCGGCGGCCTCAACGAAGGCGTCTGGCCCCAGCGCACGCGCAACGATCCCTGGCTGAACCGGCCGATGAAGCGCGATCTCGGCCTTGATCCGCCGGAACGGCGCATCGGGGCTGCCGCGCATGACTTTGCGCAGGGGCTCGGTGCCCGTCGCGTGGTCCTCGCGCGCGCCGAGCGCGCCGACGGCGCGCCGACGGTCGCCTCCCGCTGGCTGCAGCGGCTGGTCACCCTTGTCGGTCCCGAGATCGAGGCGGAGATGACGGCGCGCGGCCGGACGTATCTTCGGCTCGCCGGGCTGCTCGACCGGCCCGAGGGACCGGTGCGGCCGGCGTCGCGGCCAGAGCCCCGGCCGGCGCTTCCTGCCCGCCCGAAACGCCTGTCGGTGACCGAGATCGAGCGCCTCGTCCGCGATCCCTACGCCATCTTTGCCCGGCGGATCCTCGGCCTCGAACCGGTCGACCCGGTCGGCGGTGTGCCCGGTGCCGCCGACAAGGGCACTCTCATCCACGACGCGCTGGCACGCTTCCTGACTGACTGGGACGGCCCTTACGACGACAGCGCCGTCCGCCGCCTCGTCGAGATCGGCGAGACGATGTTTTCGCCGCTCGATGCCTTCCCTGCGATCCGGGCGCTGTGGTGGCCGCGCTTCGAGCGCATCGCCCGCGGCTTCGTCGCCTTCGAGGCTGCCAGGGCCGCGGGGCTGCGCGAGCGGTTCCTGGAGATCGGCGGCGGTGTCGACCTCGCCTTGCCGGGCATCGAGTTCCGCCTGACCGGCCGTGCCGACCGCATCGATCTGCTCGATGACGGAACCTATGCCGTCATCGACTACAAGACCGGCCAGGTTCCCTCAGGCAATCAGGTGGCTACGCTGCTCGCTCCGCAGTTGCCGCTGGAAGCCGCCATGATCCGCCGCGGCGGCTTTGCGGACGTGCCGGCCGGCCGGCCGGTGTCCGACCTGCTCTACATCCAGCTGAAGGGCGCGCGCGAGGCACTCAAGGTGGAGACGCGCGCGCCCAGGGACGGGTCCGTGGAGGATCTTGCCGAGGAGGCCTGGAAACGACTCGAGGCGCTCGTCGCGGCCTATGCCGATCCGGCGCGCGGCTATCTTTCGCGCGCTCGCGTCCTGCAGGAGCGGGCGATGGACGGTCCCTATGATCATCTGGCCCGCGTGCGCGAGTGGTCGGTCGGCTCGGAGGAGGGAGAATGA
- a CDS encoding nucleotidyltransferase family protein, producing the protein MILAAGLGKRMRPITATTPKPLIEVNGKALIDHGIDRLVQAGVKTCVVNVHYLADLVEVHVRHRRDIDVVVSDERDQLLETGGGIRKALPLLGREPFFLLNADTAYWIEGVKPNLEHLIEAWDENRMDALLLIAEVVNSVGYSGRGDFLMDKEGRLTRRPERQMSPFAYAGAAILHPRLFEGGPDGRFSLNVLFDRAIGEGRLYGVQMEGIWLHIGTPEAIREAECAVRESAA; encoded by the coding sequence ATGATCCTGGCTGCTGGCCTGGGTAAGCGGATGCGGCCGATCACGGCGACGACGCCGAAGCCGCTGATCGAGGTCAACGGCAAGGCTCTGATCGATCACGGTATCGACCGCCTGGTCCAGGCGGGGGTGAAGACCTGCGTCGTCAACGTCCACTACCTGGCCGATCTGGTCGAGGTCCATGTCCGCCACCGTCGCGATATCGACGTCGTCGTCTCCGACGAGCGCGACCAGTTGCTGGAGACCGGCGGCGGCATCCGCAAGGCCCTGCCCTTGCTCGGCAGGGAGCCGTTCTTCCTGCTCAATGCCGACACCGCCTATTGGATCGAGGGCGTCAAGCCGAACCTGGAACACCTGATCGAGGCGTGGGACGAAAACCGCATGGACGCCCTGCTGCTCATCGCGGAAGTCGTCAACAGCGTCGGCTACTCTGGCCGCGGCGACTTCCTGATGGACAAGGAGGGGCGGCTGACCCGCCGCCCCGAACGGCAGATGTCGCCCTTCGCCTATGCCGGCGCCGCGATCCTGCACCCGCGCCTGTTCGAAGGCGGGCCCGATGGCAGGTTCTCGCTCAACGTGCTGTTCGATCGCGCAATCGGGGAGGGAAGGCTCTACGGCGTCCAGATGGAAGGAATCTGGCTCCACATCGGCACGCCGGAGGCGATCCGCGAGGCAGAGTGCGCGGTGCGCGAAAGCGCAGCCTGA